In Apilactobacillus bombintestini, one genomic interval encodes:
- a CDS encoding cysteine desulfurase family protein, giving the protein MIYFDNSATTKPEPSVVATYDKVSEKIWGNPSSLHQFGEEAFNLLEQSRSQIAKLLGVLPSEILFTSGGTEGDNWAIKGTAMEKREYGNHIIVSSVEHPAVANSVEQLKQLGFEVTYLPVDKNGRVSVDDVKKSIKPNTILVSVMAVNNEIGAIQPIKEIGDLLKDYPNIAYHIDGVQGIGKGIQDLIFNDRVDFATFSGHKFHAPRGVGFMYKRRGKKIAPLITGGGQERNLRSSTENLPAIAAMARALRLLLDNQDKKVAKQRKIKQNILEHISKFDKVKLFSGNDEKFAPHILCFAILGVRGETIVHAFESYGIYISTTSACSSKRHVASGTLTAMNVDEDEATSAVRISLDDHNTMEEAQRFNEVFDTLYEKFKKINS; this is encoded by the coding sequence ATGATATACTTTGACAACAGTGCAACTACTAAGCCAGAGCCATCTGTAGTTGCAACATATGATAAAGTTAGCGAAAAAATATGGGGAAATCCATCTAGTTTGCACCAATTTGGTGAAGAAGCATTTAATCTGCTTGAACAATCTAGATCTCAAATTGCAAAGTTATTAGGTGTTTTACCTAGTGAAATTTTATTCACCAGTGGTGGCACTGAAGGGGATAACTGGGCAATTAAAGGAACTGCAATGGAAAAGAGAGAATACGGTAATCATATTATCGTTAGCTCAGTAGAACATCCTGCAGTTGCAAACTCAGTAGAACAATTAAAACAATTAGGATTTGAAGTTACTTATCTACCTGTGGATAAAAATGGAAGAGTATCTGTGGATGACGTAAAGAAATCCATTAAACCTAATACTATTTTAGTGTCTGTTATGGCAGTGAATAATGAAATTGGTGCTATTCAACCGATTAAAGAGATTGGTGATCTCTTAAAAGATTATCCAAATATTGCTTACCATATTGATGGAGTTCAAGGTATTGGTAAAGGTATTCAAGATTTAATATTTAATGATCGTGTAGATTTTGCAACTTTCTCTGGTCACAAATTTCATGCACCACGTGGTGTAGGATTTATGTATAAAAGAAGAGGTAAGAAGATAGCTCCACTAATTACTGGTGGTGGGCAAGAAAGAAATCTTCGTAGTAGTACTGAAAATCTTCCAGCCATTGCTGCTATGGCAAGAGCATTACGTTTGTTATTAGACAATCAAGATAAAAAGGTTGCAAAACAACGTAAAATAAAGCAAAATATTTTAGAGCACATCTCTAAATTTGATAAAGTTAAGTTATTCTCTGGAAATGACGAAAAATTTGCACCACATATTTTATGTTTTGCAATTTTAGGTGTTAGAGGGGAAACTATCGTACATGCTTTTGAAAGTTATGGAATTTATATTTCCACAACTAGTGCATGTTCTTCAAAACGTCATGTAGCTTCTGGTACACTAACTGCTATGAATGTTGATGAAGATGAAGCAACTAGTGCTGTTCGTATTTCATTGGATGATCATAACACCATGGAGGAAGCACAACGTTTTAATGAAGTATTTGATACACTTTATGAAAAATTTAAGAAGATTAATTCATAG
- the thiI gene encoding tRNA uracil 4-sulfurtransferase ThiI, which yields MQYTEIMVRYGELSTKGKNRKDFIRQLGKNVRHVLHDFDNLTVSAKRDRLHVTLNGDDSDAVIDRLKDVFGIENFSPSLKVEKNMDDVKKTVVDMVKSQFKDGMTFKIDTRRQDKNFPLDTHDINDALGGCVIDNVKGIKAKMKNPDITIRVEVRMNGIFLSSETIQGAGGLPVGTGGRATMMLSGGIDSPVAAYMGMKRGVKLDMVHFYSPPYTSQQALAKAKELTSKLTRFGGNIQFIQVPFTEIQEEIKQKVPEGYLMTIQRRMMLRIAAALTLSRHCKGVFTGESLGQVASQTLESMMAINDVTTVPVLKPLLSLDKTEIIKVAKKIDTYDLSILPFEDCCTVFTPPAPKTKPNLEKTRECEKLIDVEGLMKRSLDNVKVMDIKPGEEFLNSQEDVFAELL from the coding sequence ATGCAATATACTGAAATAATGGTCAGATACGGTGAATTATCCACAAAGGGTAAAAACCGTAAGGACTTTATAAGACAATTAGGCAAAAATGTCCGCCATGTGTTGCATGATTTTGATAATCTAACAGTGAGTGCTAAAAGAGATCGCCTTCATGTTACTTTGAATGGTGATGACTCAGATGCAGTTATTGATCGTCTAAAAGATGTATTTGGCATCGAAAACTTTTCACCTTCACTTAAAGTTGAAAAGAATATGGACGATGTAAAGAAAACTGTTGTCGATATGGTAAAGAGTCAATTTAAAGATGGAATGACATTCAAAATTGACACCAGAAGACAAGATAAGAACTTTCCGTTAGATACTCATGATATCAACGATGCATTAGGTGGTTGCGTTATCGATAACGTAAAAGGCATCAAGGCAAAGATGAAGAATCCTGACATTACTATTCGTGTAGAAGTTAGAATGAACGGTATTTTTCTATCTAGTGAAACCATTCAAGGTGCTGGTGGATTACCTGTTGGCACTGGTGGTAGAGCAACCATGATGTTATCTGGTGGTATTGATTCTCCAGTTGCTGCATACATGGGTATGAAGCGTGGAGTTAAATTAGATATGGTTCACTTTTACAGTCCTCCATATACTAGTCAACAAGCTTTAGCTAAGGCTAAGGAATTAACTTCTAAATTAACCAGATTTGGTGGAAATATTCAATTTATTCAAGTTCCATTTACTGAAATCCAAGAAGAAATTAAGCAAAAGGTTCCTGAAGGTTACCTAATGACTATTCAACGTCGTATGATGTTAAGAATTGCTGCGGCATTAACGTTGAGTAGACATTGTAAGGGTGTATTTACTGGTGAATCATTAGGTCAAGTTGCTTCTCAAACTTTGGAAAGCATGATGGCTATTAATGATGTAACTACAGTTCCTGTTTTAAAACCACTTCTTTCTTTAGATAAAACTGAAATAATCAAAGTAGCTAAGAAAATTGATACTTATGATCTTTCAATTTTACCATTTGAAGATTGTTGTACTGTATTTACTCCACCTGCACCAAAAACTAAGCCAAACTTAGAAAAGACAAGAGAATGCGAAAAACTAATCGATGTAGAAGGACTTATGAAACGTTCATTGGATAATGTTAAAGTAATGGACATTAAACCAGGTGAAGAATTCTTAAATTCTCAAGAAGACGTTTTCGCTGAATTACTATAA
- a CDS encoding GAF domain-containing protein, whose amino-acid sequence MTEVNSMLAKQLDALLFNENNNVANMANASALLMQSLENVSWVGFYTYDKKKDELILAPFQGKVACVHIKNGSGVCGTALNEQTIQRVKNVNEFPGHIACDSNSKSEIVLPITKDNVKFGVLDIDAPIFDRFSEKDQEILKEVVDVFTSHLSIDN is encoded by the coding sequence ATGACTGAAGTAAATTCTATGCTAGCAAAACAATTAGATGCATTATTATTTAATGAGAATAATAACGTAGCAAATATGGCTAATGCTTCTGCTTTGCTCATGCAAAGTTTGGAAAATGTTAGTTGGGTTGGATTTTACACATACGATAAGAAAAAAGATGAATTAATACTTGCTCCATTCCAAGGAAAGGTAGCTTGTGTTCATATTAAGAATGGTAGTGGTGTTTGTGGTACTGCTCTCAATGAACAAACCATTCAACGAGTTAAAAATGTAAACGAATTTCCTGGACATATAGCTTGTGACTCAAATAGTAAATCAGAAATTGTACTACCTATTACAAAAGATAATGTTAAATTTGGAGTATTAGATATTGATGCTCCAATATTCGATAGATTCTCAGAAAAAGATCAAGAAATTTTAAAAGAAGTAGTGGACGTCTTTACTAGCCACTTAAGCATTGACAATTAG
- a CDS encoding YueI family protein, which translates to MSEDDVSSRLEQSSMGGTPKINPDEQRKYLGTFRERVSLAIQIKDLDNPNAIPALQKEFSEHSDYQLIINGNLDHSLVAPFIRLASQENVKFVIKTDSFYRTAPDNYGVVYANKQSINVNPVDFSEKYPNNISNQSNDKDESNNDSKPSFLSKLKNIFK; encoded by the coding sequence ATGAGTGAAGATGATGTAAGTAGTCGTTTAGAACAATCATCAATGGGAGGTACTCCCAAAATCAATCCTGATGAACAAAGAAAATATTTAGGAACTTTTCGTGAAAGAGTTTCTTTAGCAATACAAATAAAAGATCTTGATAACCCTAATGCTATTCCCGCACTACAAAAGGAATTTTCAGAACATTCAGATTATCAATTAATTATTAACGGTAATTTAGATCATTCTTTAGTAGCACCATTTATTAGATTAGCTTCTCAAGAGAATGTAAAATTTGTTATTAAAACTGATTCATTTTATCGTACTGCCCCAGATAACTACGGAGTGGTTTATGCTAACAAGCAATCTATTAATGTAAATCCTGTTGATTTTAGTGAAAAATATCCTAATAATATTTCAAACCAATCTAATGATAAAGATGAATCAAATAACGATTCCAAGCCTTCTTTTCTAAGTAAGCTTAAAAACATTTTTAAATAA
- a CDS encoding septation ring formation regulator EzrA: protein MMDLVIPAIIIVVVLLLASFFYRRNVLNRLKDADHKKDQILEMPVGDEIEATSKIKLNGDVLEEFNSYSDIYKNISEKEIPEIQQKLVEAENLLNSFKLWSANDVLDDVFQSLSLVEGHLNDIRDGLVKFQNVDNQNHEAIESVDNTIREINQHLLSQNYAFGPSSEKLEDRLHDIKSSYDQFVDDTSNGDQGAAKELLKGIYKSIDELNYLIEQIPDDYVALSKEIPKQLDEIERGHRTMLQTGYNFSEDNIDDEIANLKKECKNSLDNLANLDVDETKVASSKIEDSIDKMYAIMEKEIVSKRKVRQNMNLISDFIFHAKNQNRILLDELDRLSKNYNLEHDEIKNATKLADEIETVENTYNQDYQLVSDGKAVYSVIQKHQQDAKNKLSSIEKHQKDINDSVADLNNEEKVARDNLQKFDLQLLNIRRQIDNLNLPGLTDDFLERYDYAYNKVSKLSSSINQVKISMDEINKQLVDIQDTMNQLLTDTDKIIDSAMLVERLMQYANRYRNSNDEIDSACAQAKKYFDNDYQYEKSLSTIATAIEKVNPGAYKQIEEEYYNEKKN from the coding sequence ATGATGGATTTGGTTATTCCTGCAATAATAATAGTAGTCGTATTATTATTGGCGTCTTTTTTCTATCGTAGAAATGTATTGAATCGCTTAAAGGATGCAGACCATAAAAAAGATCAAATCTTGGAGATGCCAGTAGGGGACGAAATTGAGGCAACTTCCAAAATTAAATTAAATGGTGACGTATTAGAAGAATTTAATAGTTATAGTGATATTTATAAGAATATTTCTGAGAAAGAAATACCTGAAATCCAACAAAAATTAGTTGAAGCAGAAAACTTATTAAATAGTTTTAAACTATGGTCAGCTAATGATGTATTAGATGATGTATTTCAAAGCCTTTCATTAGTTGAAGGGCACCTAAATGATATTCGTGATGGCTTGGTTAAATTCCAAAACGTTGACAACCAAAATCATGAAGCAATCGAAAGTGTAGACAATACTATTCGTGAAATTAATCAACACTTATTGTCACAAAACTATGCTTTTGGACCAAGTAGTGAAAAACTAGAAGATAGATTGCATGATATTAAAAGTTCATATGATCAATTCGTTGATGATACATCTAATGGTGATCAAGGCGCTGCTAAGGAATTACTAAAGGGCATTTATAAGTCAATTGATGAATTGAATTATTTAATTGAACAAATACCTGATGACTATGTTGCTTTGTCTAAAGAGATTCCCAAACAACTAGATGAAATTGAACGTGGACATCGTACCATGCTACAAACTGGTTATAATTTTTCAGAAGACAATATTGATGATGAAATAGCAAATCTTAAAAAAGAATGTAAGAATAGTTTAGATAACTTAGCTAATTTAGATGTAGATGAAACTAAAGTAGCTAGTTCTAAAATAGAAGATAGCATCGATAAGATGTATGCAATCATGGAAAAAGAAATAGTTTCTAAACGTAAAGTTAGACAAAATATGAATTTAATTTCTGATTTTATTTTTCATGCTAAAAATCAAAATCGTATTTTATTAGACGAATTAGATAGACTAAGTAAAAACTATAACTTAGAACATGATGAAATTAAAAATGCTACTAAATTAGCTGACGAAATTGAAACTGTGGAAAATACTTATAATCAAGATTATCAATTAGTTTCCGATGGAAAAGCAGTATATTCAGTAATTCAAAAACATCAACAAGATGCTAAAAACAAGCTTAGTTCTATTGAAAAGCATCAAAAAGATATTAATGATTCAGTTGCTGATTTAAATAATGAAGAAAAGGTAGCTCGTGATAATTTACAAAAATTTGATTTACAATTATTAAATATTCGTAGACAAATTGATAATTTGAATCTACCTGGTTTAACTGATGATTTCTTGGAAAGATATGATTATGCATATAATAAGGTTTCAAAACTATCTTCTTCCATTAATCAAGTTAAGATAAGTATGGATGAAATCAATAAACAATTGGTTGATATTCAAGATACTATGAATCAGCTCTTAACTGATACTGATAAGATTATCGATAGTGCCATGTTAGTTGAACGTCTAATGCAATATGCAAACCGTTACCGTAATAGTAACGATGAAATCGATAGTGCATGTGCACAAGCTAAAAAGTACTTCGATAATGATTATCAATATGAAAAGAGTTTATCCACAATTGCTACAGCTATTGAAAAGGTTAATCCTGGTGCATATAAACAAATAGAAGAAGAATATTATAACGAAAAGAAAAATTAA
- the rpsD gene encoding 30S ribosomal protein S4 encodes MSRYTGPSWRLSRRLGISLSGTGKELARRPYAPGDHGQGRRGKLSEYGTQLKEKQKLRYMYGLTERQFSKLFVRAGKIKEGRHGDNFMVLLERRLDNVVYRLGLATTRRQARQLVNHGHITVDGKRVDIPSYEVKVGQVVSVREKSKELQIIKDAVDAVVGRPQYVSFDADKLEGSLTRLPQRDEMNADIDASLIVEYYNKL; translated from the coding sequence ATGTCTAGATATACAGGTCCAAGTTGGAGACTTTCACGTCGTCTTGGTATTTCACTTTCAGGTACTGGTAAAGAATTAGCTCGTCGCCCATACGCACCTGGTGACCATGGTCAAGGTCGTCGCGGTAAGCTATCTGAATACGGTACTCAATTGAAAGAAAAGCAAAAGTTACGTTACATGTACGGTTTAACTGAACGTCAATTCTCAAAATTATTTGTTCGCGCAGGTAAGATTAAAGAAGGACGTCACGGTGATAACTTCATGGTATTACTAGAACGTAGACTAGACAACGTTGTTTACCGTTTAGGTTTAGCAACTACTCGTCGCCAAGCTCGTCAATTAGTTAACCACGGACACATTACTGTTGATGGCAAACGTGTTGACATTCCTTCATACGAAGTTAAGGTTGGTCAAGTAGTTTCTGTTCGTGAAAAATCAAAGGAACTACAAATTATTAAAGACGCCGTTGATGCTGTTGTTGGTCGTCCACAATACGTATCATTCGATGCTGACAAGCTAGAAGGTTCTTTAACTAGACTACCTCAACGTGATGAAATGAATGCTGACATTGATGCATCACTAATCGTTGAATACTACAACAAGCTATAA